A portion of the Cryptomeria japonica chromosome 5, Sugi_1.0, whole genome shotgun sequence genome contains these proteins:
- the LOC131875843 gene encoding uncharacterized protein LOC131875843 — translation MVPQMMSRLWSYFVFVSSKKARLTGQSLDGRETALLSYVLNKAEEGNAEAVLAAIDDYTQSVWMMSIGKQKGSILESAVQRCEPKLALELGTYCGYSAIRIASKMTKPGNKLISIEMNPNNCNVAKAMINHAGVASKVEVMEGTVSDKVEDLCEILDDEGVPHFDFILMDHSKQSYLSDFLVLRERGMIGKGTVIVSNNVGSDFSNYLQRKTNELESEEHKCSAEYLSLLPSVITVSTFKADLPISIRT, via the exons ATGGTTCCACAGATGATGTCAAGGCTGTGGTCATACTTTGTGTTTGTGTCAAGCAAGAAGGCAAGGCTCACAGGGCAGTCCCTTGATGGCAGAGAAACTGCACTGCTTAGCTATGTTCTTAACAAGGCAGAGGAAGGAAATGCAGAGGCTGTCTTGGCTGCCATTGATGATTACACTCAAAGTGTTTGGATGATGAGCATTGGCAAGCAAAAGGGTTCCATTCTAGAATCTGCAGTGCAGAGATGTGAACCCAAATTGGCCTTAGAGCTTGGAACTTATTGTGGGTATTCTGCCATTAGAATTGCTTCCAAGATGACAAAGCCTGGCAACAAGCTGATCTCTATAGAAATGAATCCAAATAATTGCAATGTTGCCAAAGCAATGATTAATCATGCAG GGGTTGCATCAAAGGTGGAAGTCATGGAAGGAACAGTGAGTGACAAAGTGGAGGACTTGTGTGAGATCTTGGATGATGAAGGGGTTCCACACTTTGATTTTATATTGATGGATCACTCCAAGCAAAGTTACCTGTCAGATTTCTTGGTGCTTAGGGAGAGAGGAATGATTGGGAAAGGAACTGTCATTGTGTCCAACAATGTGGGTTCAGATTTCTCCAACTATCTGCAAAGAAAAACTAATGAATTGGAGAGTGAAGAGCACAAGTGTAGTGCAGAGTACTTGAGTCTGCTCCCATCTGTCATCACTGTTTCAACTTTCAAAGCTGATCTCCCCATCTCTATTAGGACATAA